A window of the Synechococcus sp. JA-3-3Ab genome harbors these coding sequences:
- a CDS encoding FAD-dependent hydroxylase, producing MTTLAPTPTTLAAVYDVIIVGGGIAGLTLACALQGSGLRLALIEAQSAEAVRQRPLAYALSPLSIRIFRAIGVWEALAPHITPFAQVILTDADAPQRVTFRPEDVGETAVFYCGEHARLQQVLQERVAADPQITCHYEARVESVTYGEAAAEVELETTQGRRRLAASLVVAADGLRSQVRQRAGIPSDGWDYWQSCITALVAPAQDHQNVAYERFWPAGPFAILPLPGNRCQVVWILPHEQAKATLALSQADFLAEMQRYYGDQGGYLTLLNPPQVFPARLRQSRRYYQHRLALVGDAAHHCHPVAGQGLNLGIRDAAALAQVLLDAWRRQEDLGEVQVLRRYGRRRRWENWVVLLFTDLLTRTFSNSYWPLVVLRRLVLIGMIRFPPLRRFLLRLMTGLWGSPPYSPSSSLAF from the coding sequence ATGACAACCCTTGCTCCCACTCCGACTACCTTGGCAGCCGTTTACGACGTGATCATCGTCGGCGGCGGCATTGCGGGCTTGACCCTAGCTTGTGCCCTGCAGGGATCCGGCCTGCGCTTGGCCCTCATTGAGGCCCAGTCGGCTGAGGCAGTCAGGCAGCGCCCCTTGGCCTATGCCCTTTCGCCGTTGTCGATCCGCATCTTTCGGGCCATCGGGGTGTGGGAGGCGCTGGCTCCCCACATCACACCCTTTGCCCAGGTGATTCTGACCGACGCCGACGCTCCCCAGCGGGTGACGTTTAGGCCGGAGGATGTGGGGGAAACGGCAGTTTTCTACTGCGGCGAACATGCTCGGCTGCAGCAGGTGCTCCAGGAGCGGGTGGCTGCCGATCCCCAGATCACCTGCCACTACGAAGCCAGGGTGGAGAGCGTAACCTACGGGGAGGCTGCGGCTGAGGTAGAGCTGGAAACGACCCAAGGCCGCCGCCGGCTGGCCGCCTCCCTGGTGGTAGCCGCCGATGGCCTGCGCTCCCAAGTGCGCCAGCGGGCAGGGATCCCGAGCGACGGCTGGGACTACTGGCAGTCGTGTATCACCGCCCTGGTGGCCCCTGCCCAAGACCACCAAAACGTCGCCTACGAGCGCTTTTGGCCTGCCGGCCCCTTCGCCATCCTGCCCCTGCCCGGCAACCGCTGCCAGGTGGTCTGGATCCTGCCCCACGAGCAGGCCAAGGCCACGCTGGCCCTTTCCCAGGCCGACTTCTTGGCCGAGATGCAGCGCTACTACGGCGACCAGGGCGGCTACCTTACCTTGCTGAACCCGCCCCAAGTCTTCCCGGCCCGCCTGCGCCAGAGCCGCCGCTACTATCAGCACCGCCTGGCTTTGGTGGGGGACGCCGCTCACCACTGTCATCCCGTAGCTGGCCAAGGGCTGAACCTCGGCATCCGCGATGCCGCTGCCTTGGCCCAAGTGTTGCTGGACGCCTGGAGACGACAGGAGGATTTGGGAGAGGTCCAAGTCCTGCGGCGCTACGGTCGCCGTCGCCGCTGGGAAAACTGGGTGGTGTTGCTCTTTACGGATCTCCTCACCCGCACTTTCTCCAACTCCTACTGGCCCCTGGTGGTCTTGCGGCGCTTGGTTTTGATAGGGATGATACGCTTTCCGCCGCTGCGGCGCTTTTTGCTGCGCCTGATGACCGGGCTGTGGGGCAGCCCTCCCTACAGCCCCAGTTCCTCCTTGGCCTTCTGA
- a CDS encoding mechanosensitive ion channel family protein: MLRQLRPVDKSGKMGSLLWPLLFGASLALSPAIEPAWGQETSQNHGTASNVPLLSRLDALEELRQALSLPTASIQTEAVTLDGRRLFLVAAPQGDPGSLPPVSQRARSIPNSAIRVVENLSNGWSRVDLGIVIAYENDLEQAIRITEQVALQMYREPAWRDKIREPPEMHGVDDLGERGITLRIWIKVQPLQQWRVTREYRRRLKHAFDQAGIQIPFPQQALWFRSPLEMRIQGLSPEETHRLLHPVTSSPARP, from the coding sequence ATGTTGCGCCAGCTGCGACCGGTAGATAAGTCGGGGAAAATGGGATCCCTGCTGTGGCCGCTCCTTTTCGGCGCGTCCCTCGCCCTATCTCCGGCCATCGAGCCTGCCTGGGGGCAGGAAACTTCTCAAAACCACGGCACCGCCTCCAACGTGCCTTTGCTCAGCCGCTTGGATGCTCTGGAAGAGCTGCGGCAAGCGCTCAGCCTGCCCACCGCTTCCATCCAAACGGAGGCCGTGACACTGGATGGGCGGCGGCTGTTCTTGGTCGCCGCGCCACAGGGGGATCCCGGCAGCCTGCCGCCGGTGTCGCAGCGGGCCCGCTCCATTCCCAACAGCGCCATTCGGGTGGTGGAGAACCTCTCCAACGGCTGGTCGCGGGTGGATCTGGGGATCGTGATCGCCTACGAAAACGACCTGGAACAGGCCATCCGCATTACCGAGCAGGTGGCTCTACAGATGTATCGGGAGCCGGCCTGGCGGGACAAGATCCGCGAGCCCCCCGAGATGCACGGCGTCGATGACCTGGGGGAGCGGGGGATTACATTGCGCATCTGGATCAAGGTGCAACCGCTGCAGCAGTGGCGGGTGACGCGGGAATACCGCCGTCGCCTCAAGCATGCCTTCGACCAAGCCGGGATCCAGATCCCGTTTCCGCAACAAGCCCTCTGGTTCCGCAGCCCACTGGAGATGCGCATCCAGGGCCTCAGCCCGGAAGAAACCCACCGCCTTTTGCACCCAGTGACATCCTCTCCCGCTAGGCCCTGA
- a CDS encoding methyltransferase domain-containing protein: MNPTLWVFWGLVLLLAIGLGAYLLTARKYRSPESVARAYDEWTRDGILEFYWGEHIHLGHYGSPPRRKNFIQAKHDFVHEMVRWGGLDRLPPGTTVLDVGCGIGGSCRILARDYGFVVTGITISPQQVQRAQELTPPDLPVRFQVADALNLPFPDASFDVVWSIEAGPHMPDKARYASEMLRVLKPGGILVVADWNQRDDRQKPLNFWERLVMRQLLDQWSHPAFSSIEGFAEQLQATGLVEGQVQTADWTQETLPSWLDSIWQGVVRPEGLLKFGLVGLIKSLREVPTFLLMRLAFGTGLCRFGMFRAVRAATPANSARPEVVAHSTQH, encoded by the coding sequence ATGAATCCAACACTCTGGGTTTTTTGGGGCCTAGTCCTGCTCCTAGCTATAGGATTGGGAGCCTACCTGTTGACCGCCCGCAAGTACCGCTCTCCTGAATCGGTAGCCCGCGCCTACGACGAATGGACGCGAGACGGGATCCTGGAGTTCTACTGGGGCGAGCATATTCACCTGGGCCACTACGGATCCCCGCCGCGGCGGAAGAACTTCATCCAGGCCAAGCACGACTTTGTCCACGAGATGGTGCGCTGGGGCGGGCTGGATCGGCTGCCCCCGGGGACGACGGTGTTGGATGTGGGCTGCGGCATTGGCGGTAGTTGTCGCATCTTGGCCCGCGACTATGGCTTTGTGGTGACCGGCATCACCATCAGCCCGCAGCAGGTGCAGCGGGCCCAGGAGCTCACCCCCCCCGATCTGCCCGTCCGGTTTCAGGTGGCCGACGCCCTCAACCTGCCCTTCCCCGACGCCAGCTTTGATGTGGTCTGGTCCATCGAGGCGGGGCCCCACATGCCGGACAAGGCTCGCTACGCCAGCGAGATGCTGCGGGTGCTCAAGCCAGGCGGCATCTTGGTGGTGGCGGACTGGAACCAGCGCGACGACCGTCAAAAGCCCCTCAACTTCTGGGAGCGGCTGGTGATGCGGCAGTTGTTGGATCAGTGGTCGCACCCCGCCTTTTCCAGCATCGAGGGGTTTGCCGAACAGTTGCAAGCCACGGGCCTGGTGGAAGGACAGGTGCAAACTGCCGACTGGACGCAAGAAACTCTTCCTTCTTGGCTGGATTCCATCTGGCAGGGGGTTGTCCGTCCCGAAGGGTTGCTGAAGTTTGGCTTGGTGGGCTTGATCAAGTCGCTGCGGGAGGTGCCCACTTTCTTGCTCATGCGCCTGGCCTTCGGCACTGGCCTCTGCCGCTTTGGCATGTTCCGAGCGGTGCGGGCCGCCACGCCGGCAAACTCCGCCCGCCCAGAAGTAGTTGCCCACAGCACTCAGCACTAG
- a CDS encoding helicase HerA domain-containing protein codes for MTAPQPLATVIQGSLSRGLEARLNPGVSVEDLRVGKFVVIQGERHRFFGLLTDVTLATSNPQILVNPPRPEETLLQEVLAGTGTYGVIALTPMLMLVPRQTEAERLYPLIDPKRPDDCGSAPPAAEAMELLPVKTVPAHFSQVYEARELDFRTVFGWEDDPTRRNFAIGQPLDMAVPICLDLDRWVERSNGIFGKSGTGKSFLARLILAGIIRKRAAVNLVFDMHSEYGWEAASEDRQATTVKGLRQLFPGQVQIYTLDPDSTRRRGVRDARELFIAYNQIEVEDLALLAEELNLSEASLENAIILRNEFGRDWISRLLSLSNAEIQEFCEQKMGNKASILALQRKLTRLDDLKYIRNSLPHNYIGEILEALSRGIHVVIEFGSQSNLLSYMLAANVITRRIHQAYVQQTERYLQSKNPLDRPRQLCITIEEAHRFLDPRAAKQTIFGTIAREMRKYFVTLLVVDQRPSSLDREVMSQLGTRITALLNDDQDIEAVFTGVAGSQNLKTVLAKLDSKQQALVLGHAVPMPVVVQTRSYDQRFYAEIADPDWSEAADAEVLWAAQKAKEELGL; via the coding sequence ATGACCGCTCCCCAACCGCTAGCCACCGTCATCCAGGGATCCCTGAGTCGGGGCTTGGAAGCTCGCCTCAACCCCGGTGTCTCGGTAGAAGACCTGCGGGTGGGCAAGTTTGTGGTGATCCAGGGGGAGCGCCACCGCTTCTTCGGCCTGCTCACCGACGTTACCTTAGCAACCAGCAACCCGCAGATCTTGGTCAATCCCCCCCGCCCGGAAGAGACCCTGCTGCAGGAGGTGCTGGCGGGTACCGGCACCTACGGGGTTATCGCCCTCACGCCCATGCTGATGCTGGTGCCGCGGCAGACGGAAGCAGAGAGGCTGTATCCCCTCATCGATCCCAAGCGGCCAGACGACTGCGGCTCAGCCCCTCCTGCTGCCGAGGCGATGGAGCTGTTGCCGGTGAAAACGGTGCCGGCCCACTTTTCCCAGGTGTACGAGGCGCGGGAGCTGGACTTTCGCACCGTCTTCGGCTGGGAAGACGACCCCACTCGGCGCAACTTCGCCATCGGCCAACCCTTGGACATGGCGGTGCCCATTTGTCTGGATCTGGATCGCTGGGTGGAGCGCAGCAACGGCATCTTCGGCAAGTCCGGTACCGGCAAATCCTTTTTGGCCCGCCTGATCCTGGCGGGCATCATCCGCAAACGGGCGGCGGTAAACCTGGTTTTTGATATGCACTCTGAGTATGGCTGGGAGGCGGCCAGCGAGGATAGGCAGGCCACCACCGTCAAGGGGCTGCGGCAGCTCTTCCCCGGCCAGGTGCAAATCTATACCTTGGATCCCGATTCCACGCGGCGGCGAGGGGTGCGGGATGCCCGCGAGCTGTTTATTGCCTACAACCAGATCGAGGTGGAGGATCTGGCGCTGTTGGCAGAGGAGCTCAACCTCTCCGAGGCCAGTCTGGAAAACGCCATTATCCTGCGCAACGAGTTTGGCCGCGACTGGATCAGCCGTCTTTTGAGCCTTTCCAACGCCGAGATTCAGGAGTTTTGCGAGCAAAAAATGGGCAACAAGGCCTCGATCCTGGCCCTGCAGCGCAAGCTCACCCGTCTCGACGACCTCAAGTACATCCGCAACAGCCTGCCCCACAACTACATCGGCGAGATCCTGGAGGCCCTCAGCCGCGGCATTCACGTGGTCATCGAGTTCGGATCCCAGTCCAACCTGCTCTCCTACATGTTGGCGGCCAACGTCATCACCCGCCGCATTCACCAGGCCTATGTGCAGCAGACGGAGCGGTACTTGCAGTCCAAAAATCCCCTCGACCGGCCCCGGCAACTGTGCATCACCATCGAGGAAGCGCACCGCTTTCTGGATCCGCGGGCGGCCAAGCAGACCATTTTCGGCACCATCGCCCGCGAGATGCGCAAGTACTTTGTGACGCTGCTGGTGGTGGATCAGCGCCCTTCCAGTCTCGACCGCGAGGTGATGTCGCAGTTGGGCACCCGCATCACGGCCCTTCTCAACGATGACCAAGATATCGAGGCTGTGTTCACGGGTGTAGCCGGCAGCCAGAACTTGAAAACGGTGCTGGCCAAGCTGGATTCCAAACAGCAGGCCCTGGTTCTCGGCCATGCCGTGCCCATGCCGGTGGTGGTGCAAACCCGCTCCTACGACCAGAGGTTCTACGCCGAGATCGCCGATCCCGATTGGTCAGAGGCCGCCGATGCGGAGGTGCTTTGGGCAGCTCAGAAGGCCAAGGAGGAACTGGGGCTGTAG
- a CDS encoding AbrB family transcriptional regulator: MTTTGKPKPLTGQELLDKVTSMGNADRKEKARACGYVTYTKNGQERVNLMQFNNALLKAVGVDLDASDENGSRGRAPTYRVSVHKNGNLLIGAAYTKKMGLKPGDQFEIKLGHHNIKLERID, encoded by the coding sequence ATGACTACGACCGGTAAACCAAAACCACTCACTGGCCAAGAGCTCCTCGACAAGGTAACTTCGATGGGAAATGCGGATCGCAAGGAAAAAGCTCGCGCCTGTGGCTACGTCACCTATACCAAGAATGGTCAGGAGCGAGTGAATCTGATGCAGTTCAACAATGCCTTGCTGAAGGCAGTCGGTGTGGATCTCGATGCTAGTGATGAGAACGGTTCCCGCGGTCGGGCTCCGACTTACCGGGTTTCGGTTCACAAGAATGGCAACCTCCTCATCGGAGCTGCCTACACCAAGAAGATGGGCCTCAAGCCGGGGGATCAGTTCGAGATCAAGTTGGGCCACCACAACATCAAGCTAGAGCGCATCGACTGA
- a CDS encoding Ig-like domain-containing protein: MYTPTAQNLARRWRRWRIWVGLVVLAVVFWAVQPHLQVESQSNAPLQWVSSQPAPEQQDVFVDGVLRLQFDRPLDPNLQRLAVQLEPPAAVIFDVQGDELLLKPRDPLRFSTDYTLTIAPQEGLPLEQTIQLRFRTEPQFTYERDIKPLLEASCVGCHQPAGRQRTQLLDSYEAVLAYVKPGDPNSELIDPRWTRRHATILNANNPNRPQARGGSPEIAYLQARGLPLSRLGFWTPEEVEIVRTWIVQDGAPRSSARAQAGN, encoded by the coding sequence ATGTACACTCCAACTGCACAGAACCTGGCCCGTCGGTGGCGACGCTGGCGAATTTGGGTGGGGCTGGTGGTGTTGGCAGTGGTGTTCTGGGCCGTTCAGCCTCATCTGCAGGTTGAGTCGCAATCGAATGCGCCGCTGCAGTGGGTCTCCTCTCAGCCAGCCCCCGAGCAGCAGGATGTTTTTGTGGACGGGGTTCTACGGCTGCAATTCGATCGGCCGCTGGATCCCAATCTACAACGGCTGGCGGTTCAGTTGGAGCCGCCGGCAGCGGTCATTTTCGACGTGCAGGGAGACGAGTTGTTGCTTAAACCTCGGGATCCCTTGCGCTTTAGCACCGACTACACCCTCACGATCGCGCCGCAGGAGGGGCTGCCGCTGGAGCAGACCATCCAACTGCGCTTTCGCACCGAGCCGCAGTTTACCTACGAGCGGGACATCAAGCCGTTGCTGGAGGCCAGTTGTGTCGGCTGCCACCAGCCGGCAGGGCGACAGCGCACCCAGTTGCTGGACAGCTACGAAGCGGTTCTGGCCTACGTCAAGCCAGGGGATCCCAACAGCGAGTTGATCGATCCCCGCTGGACGCGCCGCCACGCCACCATCCTCAACGCCAACAACCCCAACCGCCCTCAGGCCCGCGGCGGATCCCCGGAGATCGCCTACCTCCAGGCCCGCGGGCTGCCCCTCTCTCGTCTGGGCTTTTGGACGCCGGAGGAGGTGGAGATCGTCCGCACTTGGATCGTCCAAGATGGGGCCCCCCGCAGCAGCGCCCGCGCTCAGGCGGGCAACTAG
- the coaBC gene encoding bifunctional phosphopantothenoylcysteine decarboxylase/phosphopantothenate--cysteine ligase CoaBC, with amino-acid sequence MDPFWSGRRLLVGVSGGIAAYKTAVLVSALAQQGAEVRVVLTQAAQQFISPLTFATVSRQPAFTDAEFWQAARGRPLHIELGEWAEALLIAPLSANTLGKLAQGLADNLLTNVVLASHCPVALAPAMNTHMWKAEAVAENWQRLQRDPRFWALPTARGRLACDAVGEGRLLEPEALQEYVRALLWTGGQKDWQGKRVLVTAGGTREPIDAVRFIGNPASGRMGVALAVAAACRGAEVTLVHGPLGIPFDPAPFAIRAIPVETAAQLEQVLRAEFPQVDVLWMATAVGDVRPTQTYAGKLAKAELPLLLPLEPVPDLVAALARHRRPGQLLIGFAAQSGDPLPPAKEKLQQKGLDAIVANPIDQPESGFGSSHNQGYWIPRQGNPELLPLATKSTLAHRLLDLALRLG; translated from the coding sequence ATGGATCCCTTTTGGTCGGGGCGGCGTCTGCTGGTTGGGGTGAGCGGGGGAATTGCTGCCTACAAAACTGCGGTTTTGGTGTCTGCTCTGGCCCAGCAGGGGGCAGAGGTGAGGGTGGTTTTGACGCAAGCTGCACAACAGTTTATCTCCCCGCTGACGTTTGCCACTGTGTCCCGTCAGCCGGCTTTTACAGATGCCGAGTTCTGGCAAGCTGCGCGGGGACGGCCGCTGCACATCGAGCTGGGGGAATGGGCCGAGGCTCTCCTGATTGCGCCGCTTTCGGCCAACACCTTGGGCAAGCTGGCCCAGGGGCTGGCGGACAATTTGCTCACCAACGTGGTTTTGGCCTCCCACTGTCCGGTGGCCTTGGCGCCGGCCATGAATACCCACATGTGGAAGGCTGAAGCAGTGGCCGAGAATTGGCAGCGGCTGCAACGGGATCCCCGCTTCTGGGCCTTGCCCACGGCCAGGGGCCGCCTGGCCTGCGATGCGGTGGGGGAAGGGCGCCTGCTGGAGCCAGAGGCGCTGCAGGAGTATGTGCGGGCTCTGCTCTGGACAGGGGGGCAAAAAGACTGGCAAGGGAAGCGGGTGTTGGTGACGGCAGGAGGCACCCGCGAGCCCATCGACGCGGTGCGCTTTATCGGCAACCCGGCCAGTGGGCGGATGGGGGTGGCGCTGGCGGTGGCCGCCGCCTGTCGGGGGGCCGAAGTCACGCTGGTGCATGGGCCGCTGGGGATCCCCTTTGATCCAGCACCCTTCGCCATTCGGGCCATCCCGGTGGAGACAGCAGCCCAACTGGAGCAGGTTTTGCGGGCGGAGTTTCCCCAGGTGGACGTGCTCTGGATGGCAACGGCAGTGGGGGATGTGCGGCCCACGCAGACCTATGCGGGCAAGCTGGCCAAGGCCGAGCTGCCCCTGCTGCTGCCCTTGGAGCCTGTCCCCGATTTGGTGGCAGCCCTAGCCCGTCACCGACGTCCCGGCCAGCTTCTTATCGGCTTTGCTGCCCAGAGCGGGGATCCTCTCCCCCCGGCCAAGGAGAAGCTGCAGCAGAAAGGGCTGGACGCCATTGTGGCCAACCCCATCGACCAGCCGGAGAGCGGCTTTGGCAGCAGCCACAACCAAGGCTACTGGATCCCGCGGCAGGGCAACCCGGAACTGCTCCCGTTGGCCACCAAATCGACCCTGGCTCACCGGCTGCTGGATCTGGCCCTGCGCCTAGGCTGA
- the cax gene encoding calcium/proton exchanger has translation MFLLLLGVPLSWTGHLQGWDPNLVFLCAALAVVALAKFMGQATEEIAALTGPTIGGLINATFGNATELIIGLVALQAGLVEVVKASITGSIISNLLLVAGLAMFLGGIKFREQSFRPEVARMNASVMNLAVVALILPSVVTYADANLGALSIQELSTAVALVLIGVYGLTLLFSLKTHSYLYTIHEAEAAEHEAAARLAPNPVLQAEGSIPQVLTAPPERAGLGFWLLALLGLTVLVALESELLVSTLEHTLEHLHITSLFMGVILLPIIGNAAEHATAITVAMKDKMDLSFSVSLGSTMQIALFVAPLLVLAGNVLGQPMNFNFGTVELVAIAVSVLLVNSVSSDGRSNWLEGLLLLATYAILGIAFFFLE, from the coding sequence ATGTTCCTGCTGCTGCTGGGGGTTCCCCTCTCGTGGACAGGCCACTTGCAGGGCTGGGATCCCAATCTGGTCTTCCTTTGTGCGGCCTTGGCGGTGGTGGCCTTGGCGAAGTTTATGGGTCAAGCCACCGAGGAGATCGCTGCCTTGACCGGGCCGACGATCGGGGGACTGATCAACGCCACCTTTGGCAACGCCACCGAGCTAATCATTGGCCTGGTGGCGCTGCAGGCGGGACTGGTGGAGGTGGTGAAAGCCTCCATCACCGGCTCGATCATCAGCAACCTGCTGCTGGTGGCCGGGCTGGCCATGTTTTTGGGCGGCATTAAGTTTCGCGAGCAGAGCTTTCGGCCCGAAGTGGCGCGTATGAACGCCTCGGTAATGAACCTGGCGGTGGTGGCCCTGATCTTGCCCAGCGTGGTCACCTATGCCGACGCCAACTTGGGCGCGCTCTCCATCCAAGAGCTCTCTACAGCGGTGGCTTTGGTGCTGATCGGGGTTTATGGCCTTACCTTGCTGTTTTCCCTCAAAACCCACAGCTACCTTTACACCATTCACGAGGCAGAGGCGGCAGAACATGAAGCCGCTGCCCGTCTCGCCCCCAATCCGGTTTTGCAGGCAGAGGGATCCATTCCCCAAGTGTTGACGGCCCCGCCCGAGCGGGCCGGTTTGGGGTTTTGGCTGTTGGCCCTCTTGGGGTTGACGGTGTTGGTGGCGCTGGAGTCGGAACTGTTGGTGAGCACCCTGGAGCATACTCTGGAGCACTTGCACATTACCTCGCTGTTCATGGGGGTGATTTTGCTGCCGATCATCGGCAATGCGGCCGAACATGCGACGGCAATCACGGTGGCCATGAAAGACAAGATGGATCTCTCCTTCTCAGTATCTCTGGGCTCGACGATGCAAATTGCCCTGTTCGTGGCGCCTCTGTTGGTGCTGGCCGGGAACGTGCTGGGCCAGCCGATGAACTTTAACTTCGGCACAGTGGAGCTGGTGGCCATTGCCGTCTCGGTGTTGCTGGTCAACTCCGTCAGCAGCGACGGTCGCTCCAACTGGCTGGAGGGGCTGTTGCTCTTGGCCACCTATGCCATTCTCGGCATTGCTTTTTTCTTTTTGGAGTGA